The sequence below is a genomic window from Streptococcus pantholopis.
TCCCTATTATTTTAGCACGCTCAGCAGCACATGTAAAATAATTAAATTTTATCAAATTGATAAGAAAAATCTATCAACTGCATATGAAAATTTAGAAAACTTGGAGATGATATTTATTTACATCAGTAAACGATTCAAAACAAAATTAAGCAAGGGATTGAGTTTTGTCTTGTATAAAACCCAATCCTTTGCTTGAAATACTGGCAGACTTTTGAAGTGCCTCAAATGCTATTTTCTCTTTTTAGCGGGCAATTAAAAGAAATACTATCTTAGAGGTCTGAGACATAATCTCCGCCAAAGTACTTTTTGCTGAGTTTGGCAAGCGTTCCGTCTTTTTTGAGCTCAGCCAGACGTTTATTGACATACTGCTGCAACTTTTCGCCTTCCTCATCTTTAGGGAAAAGCAGGTACTCTAAGCCGTCCGTTTCACCGCCTATTTCTTCCTCGATTTGACTGACTTTTAAATCCAGCCCCTGATCGTCTACAATATAGGCCGATGAAATCGCATCATAAAGTATGAAATCAATCTTCCCATTTTCGATATGCTGCAGACGGGTGGTAATACCTGTTGTCCCAGATACATAATTGATGTCAATTGCTTTCTTGTCCGGATTAGCACTATTCCAGTTTTCAAGAACTTGAGCATAATTGGAGCCGGATAAAACTTCAGTTGACTTGCCGGACAAGTCTTCCAAACGTTTAAAGCTCTGCCCCTTAGCACTGGTTACAGCATAATTTGACTTAGAAATAGGATTTGAAAACAAATATTTCTCCGCCCG
It includes:
- a CDS encoding amino acid ABC transporter substrate-binding protein; amino-acid sequence: MKKWIERLLLGVILASLVLLPHKADAAGKTTITVATDSDTAPFTYKSNNKFKGYDIDVVKAIFKDSKQYKLKFQTIPFDSILTGLDAGKYQMAANDFNYNEERAEKYLFSNPISKSNYAVTSAKGQSFKRLEDLSGKSTEVLSGSNYAQVLENWNSANPDKKAIDINYVSGTTGITTRLQHIENGKIDFILYDAISSAYIVDDQGLDLKVSQIEEEIGGETDGLEYLLFPKDEEGEKLQQYVNKRLAELKKDGTLAKLSKKYFGGDYVSDL